A stretch of the Engraulis encrasicolus isolate BLACKSEA-1 chromosome 19, IST_EnEncr_1.0, whole genome shotgun sequence genome encodes the following:
- the LOC134470104 gene encoding uncharacterized protein LOC134470104: MSQNGLSEPSRMLVVGTSAEDWDTLLSCIKQSSGSEEESKGPHGDYDVTLSVTADREVTLLSTAGLLNPERPDEEILTDLDAFTRTALSGGLQAFLLVLREEAYGQRERRAVEILRTNFGDHAFGVLVVVSLATASSSSSALTQEMDEGLLELVDVCNGRFCRLSGGDAATKSSDQVGALLEMADFALSQCVHHEGYTWDMYGEARRRRAEEAAVTMLREKLAEAEGKEMEAAERMRQREEARAQEMEEVRRRHAEEREKEEADRKEWQERKESCAEAVRGYKSLLELSEHSAAPIGSGGEKGQTTIVLLGLSGSGKTLAADTILTRAASRFPSSRLRGEIRGPTECCEDRAICVDGHRLVVVDTPELWDEDYLEKLSDVRDCLALASPGPHAFILVMQVGRFTQGETKLLSLIQQTFGGDICEYLLVLFTRDDPHGTLGAVGNIDSYVANAHPALRETVRTCGSRYYALNHGSLRNPVSHGQVRELLGGVRKLAATHGGRHYVCPRFSRQELEDRRRELMEKKTIMKR, encoded by the exons ATGTCTCAGA ATGGACTCAGTGAGCCTAGCCGCATGCTGGTGGTGGGGACTAGCGCTGAGGACTGGGACACTCTACTGAGCTGCATCAAACAGAGCTCGGGCAGTGAGGAGGAGAGCAAGGGCCCTCACGGGGACTACGACGTCACCCTGTCAGTGACCGCCGACAGAGAGGTCACCCTGCTCAGCACCGCCGGCCTCCTGAACCCCGAGCGACCGGACGAGGAGATCCTCACCGATCTAGATGCCTTCACCAGGACGGCCTTGAGCGGCGGTCTGCAGGCCTTCCTGCTGGTCCTACGCGAGGAGGCCTATGGTCAGAGGGAGCGCCGTGCCGTGGAGATACTGAGGACCAACTTTGGGGACCACGCCTTCGGGGTCCTGGTGGTGGTGTCCTTGGCCacggcatcctcctcctcctccgcactcACGCAGGAGATGGACGAGGGTCTTCTAGAGCTGGTGGACGTCTGCAACGGGAGGTTCTGTCGTCTCAGCGGCGGCGACGCTGCGACGAAGTCCTCCGACCAGGTGGGGGCGCTGCTGGAGATGGCGGACTTTGCGCTCTCTCAGTGCGTCCACCACGAGGGCTACACGTGGGACATGTACGGCGAGGCGCGGAGGAGGCGCGCAGAGGAGGCGGCCGTCACCATGCTCAGGGAGAAGCTGGCGGAGGCCGAGGGGAAGGAGATGGAGGCCGCCGAGAGGATGAGGCAGCGGGAGGAGGCCCGGGcgcaggagatggaggaggtgaggaggaggcacgcggaggagagggagaaggaggaggctgaCCGGAAGGAGTggcaggagaggaaagagagctgCGCTGAGGCGGTTAGGGGGTACAAGAGTCTGCTGGAGCTGTCTGAACACAGTGCAG CACCAATAGGTAGTGGTGGTGAAAAAGGCCAGACAACGATCGTCTTGCTGGGTCTGTCGGGCAGTGGCAAGACCTTGGCAGCTGACACTATTCTGACCAGGGCAGCGAGCCGATTCCCGAGCAGCCGACTGAGGGGGGAGATCCGAGGCCCCACGGAATGCTGTGAAGACAGAGCCATCTGTGTGGACGGGCATCGCCTGGTGGTCGTGGATACCCCCGAGCTCTGGGACGAGGACTACCTAGAGAAGCTGAGTGACGTGAGGGACTGCCTGGCTCTGGCCTCACCTGGCCCACATGCCTTCATCTTAGTCATGCAG GTCGGCCGCTTCACCCAAGGCGAGACCAAGCTCCTCAGCCTGATCCAGCAGACGTTCGGAGGTGACATCTGCGAGTACCTGCTGGTCCTCTTCACCCGGGACGACCCGCACGGCACCCTGGGAGCAGTGGGCAACATCGACAGCTATGTGGCCAACGCCCACCCCGCGCTGCGGGAGACGGTACGCACCTGCGGCAGCCGCTACTATGCGCTCAACCACGGCAGCCTCCGGAACCCCGTGAGTCACGGCCAGGTGCGGGAGCTGCTGGGTGGAGTGCGCAAGCTGGCCGCCACGCACGGGGGACGCCACTATGTCTGCCCCCGCTTCAGCAGGCAGGAgctggaggacaggaggagggaaCTCATGGAGAAGAAGACGATaatgaagagatga